The Limnospira fusiformis SAG 85.79 genomic interval CAGGTAGGCATCAAAGCCACCACCAACGAAAAACTCGGACCCGTAGGACGAGAGGAAGGAATAGCCGCTTACGCCGTCACCCTCCTAAAAAGAGCATGATTTAATCTCAAATTAGGTTAATATTTTAGGGCAATATGGTATAAGAAGCGAGAAGAGTTGAGGATAAACCTATTGCCAGATATGTCAAACCCAAGGAAGCGGCCCAAATCCTTGGAGTCCATGAAAGAATACTCCGCAGATGGGACTCCAATGGCTCAATCGAGACCATCAGAACCCCCGCTGGGCAACGACGATACAACGTTGAGTGATATACTGCTGCCAAATCAGGCAGTGACAAACGCAAAGTCGTTATCTATGCCAGAGTTAGTAGCCACGCCCAGCAGTCAGACCTCAACCGACAGGTGGCCGCACTGTCCAACCTCTACCCCGAAGCAGAAGTCGTCTCAGAAATCCGAGGCGGGCTCAACTTCAAGGGAAAGAAAATGCTGGCCTTACTGGGACATCATTTGTCAGGAGATGTCCGCATGGTTGTCGTTGCCCACCCAGACCGATTGGCAATATGGGGATTTGACTTGTTTCGATGGCTCTGTGAGCAAAACAGGTGTTCACTCATGGTTCTCAACCAGACAAGTCTCAGTCCAGAACCAGAAATGGTTGAGGACATCCTCGCCCTCCTCCACTGCTTTAGCTCCAGATTATACGGACGGAGTAAATACAAAACTCAGGTCAAAGAAGATCCGGATTTACCCCAGCCCCGAGCTAAATCAAGTCTGGCGTAAATGGCTGGCTGCTTGTCGGTATTGCTACAACCAAGCAATTGCATTATCTAGGAGTGGTAAACGACTAAGCAAACTGAAATTACGCAACGAAGTGATGCAGAGCGACTTACCCGAATGGGTCAAAGAAACACCCTGCCACATTCGGCAAAATGCCATCTTTGATGCCTATCAGGCTTTGAGCGCCAGTCCTGATGCCAGGTTTAGAAGTTGTCGTGACAGCTCTCAAGGGATTAAGTTCAATAATACTAATTTCTCTTCAGGGAGTTGGTATCCAAGACTAACGAAAGGATTAACTTTCATGGTTTCCGAACCCATCCCTAAAACTTGCGGGCAAGGGACTCAGTTGGTGTTTACCAAAGGTCGATGGTTGGCGATTTTCCCTGAACCAGTTGCCGTTACCCCAACTGACGCTACTGGCGTGATTGCATTAGACCCGGGCGTCCGAACTTTTATGACCGGGTTTGATGGTTCACGATTTCTGGAATTGGGCTCCGGGGATATTGGAGGCATTACTAGGCTATGTCAACATTTGGATGATTTGATGAGCCGAATCGCCAAGGAACCCTGTCGTTCAAGAAGGCGACGGATGAGGCAAGCGGCTCAACGAATGAGAACCAAAATCCGCAATCTAGTTGATGAAGCCCACAAACAAATTGCTCACTACTTGACTCACAACTACAGCCTAATTTTTTTGCCCACCTTCGAGACTTCCGATATGGCCAGTCAGGTGAAGCGTCTAATCAGGTCTAAGACTGCCCGCGCCATGCTGACATGGGCGCATTATCGATTCAAACTAACCCTGAGACATCAAGCCGAGATAACTGGAACCACAGTTGTAGATGTGACGGAAGAATACACCAGCAAAACCTGTACTCACTGTGGTCAGATGCATTCCCAGCTAGGTGGCTCAAAAGTGTTCCGATGTCCTGAGTGTGGGTTCACTCTACCCAGGGACTGGAACGGTGCTTTTGGAATCTTTCTAAAAGCTTTGCGGGATACCGCCTCTGTTACCTTAACGGGTAATAGTGCTATCGTCGCATTGTCAGGCAATAGCCGGATAAATGTCGCGTAAATGTATCAGCCTAAAAGCGCAATCGCCATAAACTTTGCCAGTTATGAACCATTTAGTCTATCCAGGGTCAAAGCGCGGGTTACTCATCCGCCTAGCCTCAGTATTATTAGTAATATTATTAGCCCTAGGCTTATGGGGTTGTGGTGTCGCCCAATCTGCCGACAGACCCTCCCGCCTAGTTATTCCCACCCCTAGCGGTCCGAGTACGTTTAACTATCCGCTAAATGAATCCGCCTATAGCGTTTTTGGCTATATTTATAGTCCCGTCATCGAAGAACACCCCGTTACCGGAGAACTCCAACCAGGTCTAGCAGAGTCTTGGGAAATTGCCCCAAATGGTCAAAGGATTATCATCACCCTGCGATCGGGTTTAAAATGGTCTGACGGTGAACCCATGACCGTAGATGATGTGATTTTCACCTACAACGAGATCTATTTCAATGACCAAATCCCCAGCAGCTTTAAAGATATTCTCAGAGTAGGACGCGATCGCACCCTACCCACCGTTAAAAAACTCGATGATCGGCGGGTCGAATTTTCCGTCCCCGAACCCTTCGCCCCTTTCCTCCGATATGCAGGCGGTTTACCAATTTTACCCGCCCATGTTTTGGCTGACTCCGTTCGGAATTTCGACTCTCAAGGAAATCTCCTATTTTTGAGTACCTGGGGAACCAATACCGACCCCCAGGAAATTGTTGGTAATGGTATGTACCGCATCAGAAGCTATAACCCCAATCAACGGGTTATCCTAGAACGTAACCCCTACTATTGGCGGGAAGACTCACAGGGGAACCCCCAACCCTATATAGAGCAAATAGTGTGGCAAATTATCGAGAGTAGCGATACCCAACTACTCAATTTTAGGTCTGGTTCCCTCGATACCCTAGATGTTCAACCAGAAGCATTCCCCCTGCTGAAACCTGAAGAAACCAGAGGGCAATATACCATCTACAGTCCTGGCCCGGATACCGGAACTGTGTTTATGTCTTTTAATCTTAATCAGGGCAAAAATGCCGACGGTAGACCTTTTGTGGAACCCTATAAATCCCGATGGTTTAATAATCTAGCCTTTCGTCAAGCAGTATATTATAGCATAAATAGAGAGGTGATGAAAAATAATATTTTTTTAGGATTGGGTGAGTTACAACATTCGCCGTTCCCGGTGCAAAGTCCTTTTTATCTATCTCCAGAACAGGGATTAAGAACCTATAGCTATAACCCGGAAAATGCTAGGGAATTATTGCGAGAGGCGGGTTTTTCCTATGATGATAATGGCAATTTAATCGATGACGAAGGTAATCAAGTCCGGTTGACGTTGTTGGTGGCGGCGGGTCGAAAAGTTCGGGAACAAATGGCGACCCAAATTGCTCAAGATTTATCCAGAATTGGCATCCGAGTGGATCCGCTATTTTTGAGTTTTAATACTTATGTAAATAGGTTGTCTAAGACTCGCAATTGGGAGGCTTTTTTGGGTGGATTTACTGGGGGAGTTTTAGAGCCCCATGGTGGCTATAATATTTGGTCTGTTAATGGTCGTCTCCATACGTTTAATCAAGGTCAGCAACCGGGAGAACCTGAAATAGAAGGTTGGGTGGTATCAGACTGGGAGCAAAAAATTGATGATTTATATGTGCAGGCTTCCCAGGAACTAGATAATGATAAACGTAGGGAACTTTATGGAGAAGCCCAGAAGATTATTGCGGAAAATTTGCCGTTTCTGTATATGGTTAATCCTTTGGTATTCGATGCCATACGCGATCGCATAGAAGGCATTAACTATACACCCATCGGCAGAGGGTTCTGGAATTTATACGAGTTAAAAATTCGCGAATAGGGATAAATAAACGGTATCCTCAGATAACCCGTATTCAGGAAATTGTCAATGACACCGGAAGCCTTAAAACAGCTATTAGAATATGTCGCACAAGGCTATTTATCCCCCAGAGAAGCCCTGAACAAAATGCGATATTTTGATTTTGAGACGGTCGGAAATTATGCCAAAATAGATAATCACCGACAACTGAGAACCGGATTTCCCGAAGTGATTTGGGGACCGGGAAAAACCCCAGAGCAAATCCGAGAAATAATGCAGACTATGCAGGGACGAAATCCGGTAGTGATGGCGACCCGAATTGAGCCGGAAGTTTATGAAGAACTGCGGCGGGAAATGCCAGATTTAGAATATTATCGAGAAGCTAAGATTTGTGCCTTAGATAGGCGTTATCGGTCTGCTGAACCGCAATCTGTGGGTGTAATAGGAATTTTAACCGCCGGAACTGCTGATATATCTGTGGCGGAGGAAGCAGCGGTCACCGCCAGCTTATCAGGGTTTCAGGTAAAGCGACTGTGGGATGTGGGGGTAGCAGGAATTCACCGACTATTAGGAAACTGGCATTTAATCTCGGATGCTGATGTTTTAATTGTAGTAGCGGGGATGGAAGGAGCTTTACCCAGTGTCGTGGCTGGTTTAGCTGATTGTCCAGTAATTGCTGTCCCCACCAGTATTGGCTATGGTGCAAGTTTTAATGGGTTAGCACCCCTATTAACTATGCTGAATTCCTGTGCGGCGGGTGTAGGAGTAGTCAATATAGATAACGGATTTGGCGCGGCTATCTTGGCTGGCCAAATCCTGCGAGTGGGAGAGCGATTAAACAGAAAAATGGATCAAGACTGAGACAAGTTTTTGCACAAAAACAGTCGCCTCGGCTGACCCAAAAACACAGAGTCCCAACTCCAATCTATCTGGGCTATGCGATAGCCCACTTGATGATACAGTTGTCGTGCTTGGGAATTATTTTCCAGAACATGAAGGTACAAATCAGAGAAACCCCATTTCATGGCGACTTGTTCGCAACCAATCAGGAGTTCCCTGGCTACACCCTGGCGGCGGGCTGTGGGATGAACAGCTAAATTAGAAATATATGGATAGCGATCGCCAATTGACCAGGGATTGTGCGATCTTAACGCCATTTCTACGGTTCCTACCAAATGTTCTGGGACATTTAGAGGTATATTACCTAATTTATGAGGAGAATCTGCGATCGCAGCCACTAGACAGGTATAATACCCCGAGCTAGTAGCCAAGCGATTACGCAAATCCTCGTAAATGCCCAGGCGAAAAATAGGATACATCAAGCCACCGAGTCCCTGTCGAGTATGAAAACTCTCAGCGAGGATCTCCGTTAATCGGGTAACATCAGCCCGTAGGGCTGCCCTAATTTTTAGGGGATACCCGTGTGAGGCACCACCGGAACCTTCTCGTTTGTAAGTTGTTGAGGTCAAGAAGAACGGCTCCACGATTCCAAGCCAACTTCTTTACACTGTACCATTACTCCATTGGCATCGGATCAATTAACAAGGCGGGTGAGCGGACTAGGGTGGCCCATTATAGCTTTTGACACTCCTCGCCCTGAAGTGCGAGGATTCTTGAGCTAACAATTGCCCTTTCAGGTTTTACCCCTATTTAGGTCTTAAACTGTTATGTCTGAACCGAGCTTGCTAGAAGATTAGGTAGGGGTCGAGAGGGAAGTCGCCTTCCCCCACTCCCATTCAAAACCGTGCTTGATACTTTCGCATCACACGGCTCCTGATGTATAGCACAAGACAGAACACTTAGGACGTATAATGGAGAGGACGAGATGACTAAGAAGACCAAAAATGCCAGCCCCCTATAGTTACGACCTCAGACAAAAAGTTATTGATGCCATTGAACTAGACGGTATGCCCAAAACAGAAGCCAGTCAAGTTTTCCATGTCAGCAGGAACACCATTAATCTCTGGCTGCAAAGAAAAGCACAGACCGGAGACTTCCTCCCTAAACCTCATCACCGACCTGGCAATAACCACAAAATTACCGACTGGCAAAAATTCAAGGCTTTTGCCCAAGAGCATGGCGACAAAACAGCAGCTCAAATGGCTGAACTTTGGGATGACGACATCTCTCCTCGCACCATATCCAGAGCCTTGAAGAAAATTGGCTTCACCAGAAAAAAAACTTACGGCTACCAAGAACGTGATGAGCAACAGCGAGAGGAGTTTATGGCTCAGATTGAACAGATGGAGCCGGAAGAAGTGGTCTACCTCGATGAAGCCGCCATGAATAGTCAGGACTCGGATTACCCTTATGGTTACTGCGAGGAAGGAAAACGCTTCCATGCACTCAAATCAGGGAAGAGGCAGGGCAGGGTAAGTATGATAGCCGCATGGTGTCATCAACAACTCTTAGCTCCCTTTAGCTTTGAGGGTTGTTGTAATCGGACAGTGTTTGAGTTGTGGTTGGAGTTCATCTTAATTCCAACATTGAAGCCAGGTCAGACTCTAGTATTGGACAATGCAACGTTTCATAAAGGGGGACGGATTGCTGAACTGGTGGAGGCAGCTCAATGCCGTTTACTCTATCTACCACCTTATTCGCCAGACCTCAACAAGATAGAGAAATGTTGGTCGTGGCTGAAAGCCCGTATTCGCCACTGCATTGAGCAGTTTGATTCTCTCCATGATGCCATGGATTCCGTTCTCAAAGCTGCGTCCTAACCACCTTGACTAATGCTATAGATACCCCTTGGCAACGGGAACAGGGTTACCAACCCCTGCTTTTGTACTTCAACTTTTGGAGCTAAATACAACATCGTAGTGTTTAAACTCGCTTTCGCCGTTAAACTCCTGTTGATTGCAGTAACTATATCTACACCGTGACTAGTGGGCATATCCTAACCATTACAATTAGGCATTGGCTTTCAGTCACATCCCTTCCCCTTAAAGGCATACGATTACACTTTCACTACTCAACAAGATGTACCTGCCGAGAGCCTAAAAGGGGTTTAAACGTACCGTTTATATGGGCATTCCATCTTTAGACTTGTCCTTTCCACCGGGGTACCTTTAAAGGTCTGTGTAGGTGATAACAAGATTACCCTACTTTTCCCCTTGCCCTTTTGGACGCAGCGTATCAACCTATTTCGCTGCTTCTAGATTACGATGGTTCAAGCCGGAACATTCAGATTTCCTTAGTCATGGATGGTTGGCAGTGGTCGGATTGTTGGGATTAGGTTTCTCTCATGCCTTCCGTTCCCCGCTTCAATCTCACGGGTTGTGAATCCTGAAACTGGGGGTGGCTATCGCCGTTACTCTCAACGCCCTGATTTCTCAGTTTGTTTATGACCTTGAGTCCCCTGCCTTGCTTAGATTTCTCCAAGCGTCGGGACATATAAACAGTTATGGGATGGTCAGGAATGTGAATCCCTTATATTCCACCAAGGGGTGAAAGTCCCATTAGGAAGTTATTTCAGGCATTGCAGCCTTATTTGATTCCTAAACGTCTCGCACCTTGTTATCTAGATACCCTATTAGTGGTTCACTGATACATTTACGCGACATTTATCCGGCTATTGCCTGACAATGCGACGATAGCACTATTACCCGTTAAGGTAACAGAGGCGGTATCCCGCAAAGCTTTTAGAAAGATTCCAAAAGCACCGTTCCAGTCCCTGGGTAGAGTGAACCCACACTCAGGACATCGGAACACTTTTGAGCCACCTAGCTGGGAATGCATCTGACCACAGTGAGTACAGGTTTTGCTGGTGTATTCTTCCGTCACATCTACAACTGTGGTTCCAGTTATCTCGGCTTGATGTCTCAGGGTTAGTTTGAATCGATAATGCGCCCATGTCAGCATGGCGCGGGCAGTCTTAGACCTAATTAGACGCTTCACCTTGGCAACCATATCGGAAGTCTCGAAGGTCGGCAGAAAAATTATGCTGTAGTTGTGAGTCAAGTAGTGAGCAATTTGTTTGTGGGCTTCATCAACTAGATTGCGGATTTTGGTTCTCATTCGTTGAGCCGCTTGCCTCATCCGTCGCCTTCTTGAACGACAGGGTTCCTTGGCGATTCGGCTCATCAAATCATCCAAATGTTGACATAGCCTAGTAATGCGTCCAATATCCCCGGAGCCCAATTCCAGAAACCGTGAACCATCAAACCCGGTCATAAAAGTTCGGACGCCCGGGTCTAATGCAATCACGCCAGTAGCGTCAGTTGGGGTAACGGCAACTGGTTCAGGGAAAATCGCCAACCATCGACCTTTGGTAAACACCAACTGAGTCCCTTGCCCGCAAGTTTTAGGGATGGGTTCGGAAACCATGAAAGTTAATCCTTTCGTTAGTCTTGGATACCAACTCCCTGAAGAGAAATTAGTATTATTGAACTTAATCCCTTGAGAGCTGTCACGACAACTTCTAAACCTGGCATCAGGACTGGCGCTCAAAGCCTGATAGGCATCAAAGATGGCATTTTGCCGAATGTGGCAGGGTGTTTCTTTGACCCATTCGGGTAAGTCGCTCTGCATCACTTCGTTGCGTAATTTCAGTTTGCTTAGTCGTTTACCACTCCTAGATAATGCAATTGCTTGGTTGTAGCAATACCGACAA includes:
- a CDS encoding RNA-guided endonuclease InsQ/TnpB family protein, translating into MYPSPELNQVWRKWLAACRYCYNQAIALSRSGKRLSKLKLRNEVMQSDLPEWVKETPCHIRQNAIFDAYQALSASPDARFRSCRDSSQGIKFNNTNFSSGSWYPRLTKGLTFMVSEPIPKTCGQGTQLVFTKGRWLAIFPEPVAVTPTDATGVIALDPGVRTFMTGFDGSRFLELGSGDIGGITRLCQHLDDLMSRIAKEPCRSRRRRMRQAAQRMRTKIRNLVDEAHKQIAHYLTHNYSLIFLPTFETSDMASQVKRLIRSKTARAMLTWAHYRFKLTLRHQAEITGTTVVDVTEEYTSKTCTHCGQMHSQLGGSKVFRCPECGFTLPRDWNGAFGIFLKALRDTASVTLTGNSAIVALSGNSRINVA
- a CDS encoding ABC transporter substrate-binding protein, with translation MNHLVYPGSKRGLLIRLASVLLVILLALGLWGCGVAQSADRPSRLVIPTPSGPSTFNYPLNESAYSVFGYIYSPVIEEHPVTGELQPGLAESWEIAPNGQRIIITLRSGLKWSDGEPMTVDDVIFTYNEIYFNDQIPSSFKDILRVGRDRTLPTVKKLDDRRVEFSVPEPFAPFLRYAGGLPILPAHVLADSVRNFDSQGNLLFLSTWGTNTDPQEIVGNGMYRIRSYNPNQRVILERNPYYWREDSQGNPQPYIEQIVWQIIESSDTQLLNFRSGSLDTLDVQPEAFPLLKPEETRGQYTIYSPGPDTGTVFMSFNLNQGKNADGRPFVEPYKSRWFNNLAFRQAVYYSINREVMKNNIFLGLGELQHSPFPVQSPFYLSPEQGLRTYSYNPENARELLREAGFSYDDNGNLIDDEGNQVRLTLLVAAGRKVREQMATQIAQDLSRIGIRVDPLFLSFNTYVNRLSKTRNWEAFLGGFTGGVLEPHGGYNIWSVNGRLHTFNQGQQPGEPEIEGWVVSDWEQKIDDLYVQASQELDNDKRRELYGEAQKIIAENLPFLYMVNPLVFDAIRDRIEGINYTPIGRGFWNLYELKIRE
- the larB gene encoding nickel pincer cofactor biosynthesis protein LarB; this translates as MTPEALKQLLEYVAQGYLSPREALNKMRYFDFETVGNYAKIDNHRQLRTGFPEVIWGPGKTPEQIREIMQTMQGRNPVVMATRIEPEVYEELRREMPDLEYYREAKICALDRRYRSAEPQSVGVIGILTAGTADISVAEEAAVTASLSGFQVKRLWDVGVAGIHRLLGNWHLISDADVLIVVAGMEGALPSVVAGLADCPVIAVPTSIGYGASFNGLAPLLTMLNSCAAGVGVVNIDNGFGAAILAGQILRVGERLNRKMDQD
- a CDS encoding GNAT family N-acetyltransferase, which encodes MTSTTYKREGSGGASHGYPLKIRAALRADVTRLTEILAESFHTRQGLGGLMYPIFRLGIYEDLRNRLATSSGYYTCLVAAIADSPHKLGNIPLNVPEHLVGTVEMALRSHNPWSIGDRYPYISNLAVHPTARRQGVARELLIGCEQVAMKWGFSDLYLHVLENNSQARQLYHQVGYRIAQIDWSWDSVFLGQPRRLFLCKNLSQS
- a CDS encoding IS630-like element ISAtsp1 family transposase; amino-acid sequence: MPAPYSYDLRQKVIDAIELDGMPKTEASQVFHVSRNTINLWLQRKAQTGDFLPKPHHRPGNNHKITDWQKFKAFAQEHGDKTAAQMAELWDDDISPRTISRALKKIGFTRKKTYGYQERDEQQREEFMAQIEQMEPEEVVYLDEAAMNSQDSDYPYGYCEEGKRFHALKSGKRQGRVSMIAAWCHQQLLAPFSFEGCCNRTVFELWLEFILIPTLKPGQTLVLDNATFHKGGRIAELVEAAQCRLLYLPPYSPDLNKIEKCWSWLKARIRHCIEQFDSLHDAMDSVLKAAS
- a CDS encoding RNA-guided endonuclease InsQ/TnpB family protein, producing the protein MRIYPSPELNQVWRKWLAACRYCYNQAIALSRSGKRLSKLKLRNEVMQSDLPEWVKETPCHIRQNAIFDAYQALSASPDARFRSCRDSSQGIKFNNTNFSSGSWYPRLTKGLTFMVSEPIPKTCGQGTQLVFTKGRWLAIFPEPVAVTPTDATGVIALDPGVRTFMTGFDGSRFLELGSGDIGRITRLCQHLDDLMSRIAKEPCRSRRRRMRQAAQRMRTKIRNLVDEAHKQIAHYLTHNYSIIFLPTFETSDMVAKVKRLIRSKTARAMLTWAHYRFKLTLRHQAEITGTTVVDVTEEYTSKTCTHCGQMHSQLGGSKVFRCPECGFTLPRDWNGAFGIFLKALRDTASVTLTGNSAIVALSGNSRINVA